Part of the Lotus japonicus ecotype B-129 chromosome 6, LjGifu_v1.2 genome, TAATCTTGACAATCATACCATGGAGGGTGAATACGGATGAAGTTTCCAACTTCAAGGTCAACATGGTCACAGACCCTTGGGCTAAAGATAATGGTGCTTTGACCGCTTTTGCTGCCGCCAGACCCCATTCCTTCATCTTGTAACAGAAAATTCTGCAAAAATAATCGATCAACTTTTAATCAAAAACTAGATACTGGGTGAGTCTTAAATGCAGCTAGTTGCTCCACTTCAAGCAAAATGGTCATCTCACATTTATACAAGTGATGGAATATAAATAAAATGGACTAAACAGCTGCTACTGGCTTATCTATATAAGAGACCATCATGATACTCAACCAATATAAGTATATTCTCATGCACAGTCATTTAACAGACAATCATGCTGAATAACCAAACTTACGTTATGAGCAATGTGTAATAGCTTCTTTATAATAGGAAACTTAATCTTGGTGTTAGGTGTTTACCAGCCATGCAAACTATTAAAACAAAATCAGGATTTAGTCAGTAGGATAGTCACTCTCATCTCTCTGTTTTCCCTttgaagaaataaaaatattaacaaTCAGATAGTCATTTGACTATTCAAAACTATTACAAAGCCGTCAATTTTCATTTGCTAAGATGATCCCACCTAATAAAAAGATGTTAGGATCCAATTGCAACGTGTGAGACTTGGGTACCACTGGAGTGGTATGGGTATGGGACTCTAGTGTGGGCTTATAAGGTCTTAGGGTCTCCAACTACAACGGCTAGTTTTTGTGGTATGGTTCTCTCAATATTTTTATCAATTACTctctccgttccaaaactattgtagttttagattttttgttttgttccaaaaccattgttgtttaacatatccaaagcactttatctcattctcttccattcatgccctcatttaatattgtatctcccAAGTACCATctcttatttccaccaatcacaattctcaccaattagttgaccaatgattttcattctttctctttcatataactcatattaaataagggtgttagagtcaaattataacatcaattattGAATTCTTAAACTTTGTGAataaaccttaaactacaatagttttggaacggagggagtagtatcAGAGCATCCCACAATGTCTCTCAGTTGCAAACAAGAGGCGAGGGTGGTGACGTCAGCATTCCGGTGTTTGCCCAAGGCTAGTCAAAGAACTAGCGCATAGTTAGGCGGTGTGGGTGTCGGGGCTGCGGAGGATGGTGGGATGTTAGGATGCAATTGCAATGTATGAGACTTGGTCCGACATTGGAACTTGGAAGTATGGAATTCTAGTGTTGGACTGTTGGGTTTATAAGGTCTTATGCTCTCAACCTACAATGGCGCTTTTGTGGCATGGTCCTCTCAACGTTCTAATCAGAAGacttggttgttgttgttgccattaatttcaatttctaaataaatataaaataaaattcaacaaAGTCTCTTTAGTTCAGATTGGTGAACAAAAAATAGGATAACCAAGCCTTTTCTTGAGTATAAAGGAAAAACATCGAGGTAATAACAAGTATAGAAATTATAAAGCAAATGAGCAATGGCAATTTAAGTTAAATATTTTCTTGAGTTTTAAAACTTCACCTCTGTGTACTTGCCAAATGAGCAATGGCAAACAGTCAGCTTTCCGTCCAGGTATCTTGAAATGATTTTTACATCAACACAGCCATGTTCACCTGGGAATTGTTTTCTACAAAGTCAAAAACATTTCTCTTTGTGTGTGTAACCAAATGTAAAGCCTGCTTTATGTCCAACTAACTATATGCAACCCCCCAGCCCCAAAATATAAAAGTACTAACCAATGATTGTATAATTAATGAAAGAACTTATATGGTATTTTACTTAGAGCCTGTTTGGATACGGACTTATTGAAccttatctactagaaaaagCACTagggcccagtttggaagagcttatttgagcttatctgacagcataagctcttatgccagtgtttgggagagcttatgcaaacagcttatgatctgccataagctattttcagcttattttcataagctactcaggatagcttatgaaaaacagcttatgcttatacacagcttatttttaatttatttcaataaatttttaaaaatagcttatgaataagcgcttatgtcataagcgcttatgaccataagcgcttaattaagttgtttatccaaacggggcctagaTAAGCTTCAATGacaataagtgctctttggtttgcatccaaacAGGTTCTTACAGAAGAATGAAAAAGGAAGACAGAGTAAAAGCAGAAGTTTTACTATCTGGCCTAGCTCCAGCTTGTAACTTTTTCCAGAAGTCCATATcactttccttttctttctgcATCACCTGCTGTAGTTTTCCAAATATTCCAGTGCTGCCCAATTTGGCAAGATAATCATGGACTGAAATtagaatttatttaaatttaatttttaattgcaTAAAAATAACAGGAAACCAGTATTTTATACCTCAAGGAATTAAGTGCTCCAACATGAGACGCTTCGTTGATAACAGAGGAAGACCCTAAAGCTTCTTGAAATCGATCTGCCATGGTCTGCATTTTCTTTCTGGGAGAATTCATTTTCACTTGTTGATCATCTACCTGTAAAAGTAACTCAGATAAAGAGCCAGTTATGACCATAAACTAATAAACTAATAACAGATAACTATAAGAACAATCATAACACAGACATACCTCATTGTCACTTGATGATCCACTATCCAAAGGCTCAGGGGAGTCTTCCCTCTCAACAACTTTGTCCTGAAAATGGGATCTACTATTCTTCTGAGGACGCAGCATTGCTTTTCCTCTTCTTTGACCATTTCGTGGAAAATACTGTCATATAGACGTAGAAAGATTTTATACAGGAAAGAAGTAAATCCATACTTCAAAGAATAAGGTATGTATTTCCAAAATTTTCACCCACCGGATCATACTTATCTTGAAGGTTGTCAAAAATATCAGCAATTGAAGGTTGATTAAATTCAAGTGCAAGAGCTTCTGTTTTGGCAGGCGCATCTGCCTTTATTTCCATTCTGAAGTCATCTTCAAGATAATCTTCAACAAAATTTTCAGAAGCCTCAGGATCAACTGCTTCCTTAATTTCAGACAACCTATCAATATTGGAGACTGCAGGACCAATGTGCATACTTGTATGTGCGACAGATGGATTAGCCTTGCTCCAGATGCCTGCAAGTTGCAATGGTTACCAATTTGATAGAATACTTTTAAGTATTATTGCAATCCAGGTAAGGTATATTTAAAGCAACATCCTATTAGTAAAAGGCTATTACTTgtaaagtgaaaaagaaaagctTCAGGGAACCACAATAATTATGTCTATAGTTGATTGAAGGTCAACAAGTCCACCTATACCATGAAGCATCTAGATACTTAAATAGAGTTTCCCTTGATCTGTCAAAATGTGTGAATATTAGCAAATATGGTATCCAATTCCATCATGAAAGATATGATGTATTTAATAGACTATAACCTTCATTTTCTTAAACACgtgaatgaataaaaaaattacatgaccAAATTATTAAACTCAATCTTGTGTGCCTTTCCTGTTATCTGGGGAAGGTCACGCTTTAAATCCACACTGGGCAATACAGAAATTTATTCCTTATTTAGAATCATTACAACTAATTTAAGGGTTTGCCAAGCTGATTTTATGGCCAAGCTGGGAGTTGGTTTGCACTCGGTGCAGGGGAATCTGTATCTTACGCCTCCTCCTGGGATCGAGCCTTTGTTGTTGACAGATAGCCTTGGTGTCTCTCATTTGAGggcttagtttttctttttcttagcaCCACCTACCAAAAACATTTAAGGGTTTGCCCAACAGGGAAAAGGTGGGGGGGAGGGGAGGGGGTGAATCACGGCCCcaattaaaaataattcatttaCTTCTCCATCTAAATGTTTAGGTTGCATAAAACTTACATAATGTGATAACCAATGGTCTACACTTAAGTCATCTTATCAGATCAGTTACATATTAGGAGATAGGAGAAGAGTTAATAGCTTAAATTTCCAATTGAAGATGCCCCACTAATAACAATTCAGTTTGCCCCGGAAAATTCAACTAACTCATGCTCTAACATAgaaacttataattttttaGAGCAGGTACCAGATGTATTTGCTTTTGAGCATGTAGCTTGGGATATTGAACATGAACTACTTTCTTTGAAACATAACATTGCTTCGGAATTTCCATTTGTATCTTTAACTTGATCATTTCTGATGAATCGTGAACCATATTTGTGGAAGTGTCTGGTTGAGAGCACAGTGCTACCCTTTAATGAGTAAACAAACATCAAAAGTAAATAGTCAAATTAACCTGTAGAAGATACCCTGACAATCATAATAGTCCATGAACGATGCAAATTGCATCCTTAGTCCTTGAATATACATTTAAGTCAGTCAAATTAGTCCTTAATTATGTTCTATCagtcaaattaatttttaaggttactAAGACTAATTTGACCAGGAAAATGCAAAGTTAGGGACATCAAGCTTAACTTTTCATTATTGAGAAATTAGCACGAACAATGCTATATCTTTTAAAGACTAATTTGACTGTTCACTCCAAGTATAAAACAAGAAATCATTTAGCAAAAACCAGAAGGACATAAGTAATGCATAAGGAGGAAAAGTGGATAAACATATATAGCTCAAAAACCTCATTTTTGTCCCTAAAAGTGTAGCGCTCAGTCATTTTAGTCCCTTCATCTAAAAGTCCTTGGAAGTATAATTTGCTGGTAAACTTGGTCCTTGAAAACATTTATGGATTATCAGTTCATATTACTCCCAAAAAGTATAAATCTAAAATCATATTAGTCCCTAAAAACTAATAATAAAATTCATATGCACCTCAGTCTCTTAAAGTTAATATTGAAATTCATATTAATCCCTGTGAACTTGACAGAGGATTTATCTTCTTGCATGTAGAACCAAATTGACCAACAAATTACACCTAGAGgagttttatttatgaatttccttctttcaaGACTGAAATGACTGACCAGTACACTCCCAAgacccaaatttttttttactaaatattCCATGCAAACTTTAAAGAGCACCCCATCAATGTCTTCATCACTTGAATCGGCAACCACCTCTCCCGAAACGCGACGGAAGTCATCCTCTTTGAAGTCAGGCATTTCAACCTCATCTTCAAGGGGTTTCTGATCACAGCAATAACAACAACAGTAACTTTAGTTAGTTGCACTTGAACATAGCAAATCATGAgggaaaaataaatacaaatagaATAATAAGAACCCAAAGTCATGCCTCCAATGACAAACCCGAACTCCTGCCTCTCCCAGCCAAATTCTGATAAGAAATTCCTATGTAGCAATAGAAATTCACTAGCGGTTGCCATTATAACTATAAACATAAAGCAGCTTTTATTTCAGGAACAACAAGTTTCTGAGATAGTTAGTTGAGGCACCTTTTAGCAATTCCAGCCGCACGGGAAGAGGCAACTCTTGctatagaaaaaaataatcacACAACAAGTGAATTAAGATGGAAGTCACAGATATAGGGCGTGtctaaggccccgtttggaagagcttatttgaggtTATCTAATAGCATAGGCGCTTATACAAGTGTTTGGGAaagcttatgtaaatagcttatggccTACCTATAATATGTTTTAAGCTTATTTAAGAGCTTATGTTTACCTGTAATtcattttcagcttatttcaataagtttctcaaattttCTTATGAATAAGCACTCATGCAATAAGCGCTAATTCCATAGACGCTTAATTAAATTATTCACCTAAACACACCCTAAATAAATAGCTTAATTAAGCTCGTGTTCATAAACTAATCTCGaagtttattgaaataagctgaaaataggttATAGGAACGtttaagcgcttattcataagtgaACCTGAGTCACTTGTGAAAATTAAGCTGTTCAGCTCAAAATTAGGTCATAAGCTACTTACATAAGCTCAATCAAACACATACATAAGCCTTACGttataagataaactcaaataagctcttctaaACGAGGACATATAAAATTTGAAGTGGCTAAGCGGTACAATCAATTTCGCTACGAAGTTAAGTTTGGTTGCGAACCTTGTAAGTGGCGTCGTCTAATGAAACCACATTGTTGGGGACAACATCGTGCAACCCCGCAGTTTCTTCATCATCTGCAAATTAATTAAGGAATGTGAGAAGAAATGGgtgattagattagattagattagattagattagattacCCAGTGCAGGGACATTTTGGAATCTTGATTTTTGAGAAATTATTACCAGAAATGCtctcttcagagtctggattTCCCTGAAAAATTAACAAATTAGCATTCAATGGTGATTGAATTAGCAAAGGAAAAGAGGGTTTAGTGGGAAATTACGCGCAGGAACATTGCGACCGCATGTCGCTCAGAATTTTGCACGCTCATCTCAACATAGATGAGATGAGATGCTTCGTTTCCTTTCCATTGATGGAGCTTTACCATTCCGTGTTTTTTTAAGTAATTATTCTCATTCTCATTGCTGATTGATTGTGGGAATACTTttggtaaaaaataaaataaaaagtcacTACTCCTACTTATGTTTTAGAATTAAGTAATTTGTTTaatcaaggttttttttttttgatacatcgcaAAAAAGAGAATTAAGGTTTTTAGAGGGAAGCTCATAATATATTGTTCCAATCGGCTCTTAGATTTATACGAGAAATCTAGAATGTGTCTAGGCTTCAAGAAAGCTAACGAAAAATGGTGAATGTGTGTAGAGTACACCGACTTAAACAAAGCTTCCCCAAAGATCCATTTCCACTCTTGAATATAGACAAGTTAGTGGATAATTCATTACGCCTCCAATTCCTTTCATTAGTGGACGCTTATTTGGTGTACAATCAAATATCGATGTATCCACCAGATATAATGGATGAAGCGAGCTTAGTCTCTTTCctctttattaatatatttcgatttccataaaaaaaaagaataaatcaaATTACATCATC contains:
- the LOC130724019 gene encoding uncharacterized protein LOC130724019 isoform X1, with amino-acid sequence MVKLHQWKGNEASHLIYVEMSVQNSERHAVAMFLRTLKRAFLVIISQKSRFQNVPALDDEETAGLHDVVPNNVVSLDDATYKQELPLPVRLELLKGISYQNLAGRGRSSGLSLEKPLEDEVEMPDFKEDDFRRVSGEVVADSSDEDIDGVLFKVCMEYLVKKNLGLGSVLGSTVLSTRHFHKYGSRFIRNDQVKDTNGNSEAMLCFKESSSCSISQATCSKANTSGIWSKANPSVAHTSMHIGPAVSNIDRLSEIKEAVDPEASENFVEDYLEDDFRMEIKADAPAKTEALALEFNQPSIADIFDNLQDKYDPYFPRNGQRRGKAMLRPQKNSRSHFQDKVVEREDSPEPLDSGSSSDNEVDDQQVKMNSPRKKMQTMADRFQEALGSSSVINEASHVGALNSLSTGIFGKLQQVMQKEKESDMDFWKKLQAGARPDSEHGCVDVKIISRYLDGKLTVCHCSFGKYTENFLLQDEGMGSGGSKSGQSTIIFSPRVCDHVDLEVGNFIRIHPPWKEVQVGNDNIILCTYFSEISYPV
- the LOC130724019 gene encoding uncharacterized protein LOC130724019 isoform X3 codes for the protein MVKLHQWKGNEASHLIYVEMSVQNSERHAVAMFLRTLKRAFLVIISQKSRFQNVPALDDEETAGLHDVVPNNVVSLDDATYKQELPLPVRLELLKGISYQNLAGRGRSSGLSLEKPLEDEVEMPDFKEDDFRRVSGEVVADSSDEDIDGGSTVLSTRHFHKYGSRFIRNDQVKDTNGNSEAMLCFKESSSCSISQATCSKANTSGIWSKANPSVAHTSMHIGPAVSNIDRLSEIKEAVDPEASENFVEDYLEDDFRMEIKADAPAKTEALALEFNQPSIADIFDNLQDKYDPYFPRNGQRRGKAMLRPQKNSRSHFQDKVVEREDSPEPLDSGSSSDNEVDDQQVKMNSPRKKMQTMADRFQEALGSSSVINEASHVGALNSLSTGIFGKLQQVMQKEKESDMDFWKKLQAGARPDSEHGCVDVKIISRYLDGKLTVCHCSFGKYTENFLLQDEGMGSGGSKSGQSTIIFSPRVCDHVDLEVGNFIRIHPPWKEVQVGNDNIILCTYFSEISYPV
- the LOC130724019 gene encoding uncharacterized protein LOC130724019 isoform X5, translated to MVKLHQWKGNEASHLIYVEMSVQNSERHAVAMFLRTLKRAFLVIISQKSRFQNVPALDDEETAGLHDVVPNNVVSLDDATYKQELPLPVRLELLKGISYQNLAGRGRSSGLSLEKPLEDEVEMPDFKEDDFRRVSGEGSTVLSTRHFHKYGSRFIRNDQVKDTNGNSEAMLCFKESSSCSISQATCSKANTSGIWSKANPSVAHTSMHIGPAVSNIDRLSEIKEAVDPEASENFVEDYLEDDFRMEIKADAPAKTEALALEFNQPSIADIFDNLQDKYDPYFPRNGQRRGKAMLRPQKNSRSHFQDKVVEREDSPEPLDSGSSSDNEVDDQQVKMNSPRKKMQTMADRFQEALGSSSVINEASHVGALNSLSTGIFGKLQQVMQKEKESDMDFWKKLQAGARPDSEHGCVDVKIISRYLDGKLTVCHCSFGKYTENFLLQDEGMGSGGSKSGQSTIIFSPRVCDHVDLEVGNFIRIHPPWKEVQVGNDNIILCTYFSEISYPV
- the LOC130724019 gene encoding uncharacterized protein LOC130724019 isoform X2, whose product is MVKLHQWKGNEASHLIYVEMSVQNSERHAVAMFLRGNPDSEESISDDEETAGLHDVVPNNVVSLDDATYKQELPLPVRLELLKGISYQNLAGRGRSSGLSLEKPLEDEVEMPDFKEDDFRRVSGEVVADSSDEDIDGVLFKVCMEYLVKKNLGLGSVLGSTVLSTRHFHKYGSRFIRNDQVKDTNGNSEAMLCFKESSSCSISQATCSKANTSGIWSKANPSVAHTSMHIGPAVSNIDRLSEIKEAVDPEASENFVEDYLEDDFRMEIKADAPAKTEALALEFNQPSIADIFDNLQDKYDPYFPRNGQRRGKAMLRPQKNSRSHFQDKVVEREDSPEPLDSGSSSDNEVDDQQVKMNSPRKKMQTMADRFQEALGSSSVINEASHVGALNSLSTGIFGKLQQVMQKEKESDMDFWKKLQAGARPDSEHGCVDVKIISRYLDGKLTVCHCSFGKYTENFLLQDEGMGSGGSKSGQSTIIFSPRVCDHVDLEVGNFIRIHPPWKEVQVGNDNIILCTYFSEISYPV
- the LOC130724019 gene encoding uncharacterized protein LOC130724019 isoform X4, translating into MRSQCSCAEIQTLKRAFLVIISQKSRFQNVPALDDEETAGLHDVVPNNVVSLDDATYKQELPLPVRLELLKGISYQNLAGRGRSSGLSLEKPLEDEVEMPDFKEDDFRRVSGEVVADSSDEDIDGVLFKVCMEYLVKKNLGLGSVLGSTVLSTRHFHKYGSRFIRNDQVKDTNGNSEAMLCFKESSSCSISQATCSKANTSGIWSKANPSVAHTSMHIGPAVSNIDRLSEIKEAVDPEASENFVEDYLEDDFRMEIKADAPAKTEALALEFNQPSIADIFDNLQDKYDPYFPRNGQRRGKAMLRPQKNSRSHFQDKVVEREDSPEPLDSGSSSDNEVDDQQVKMNSPRKKMQTMADRFQEALGSSSVINEASHVGALNSLSTGIFGKLQQVMQKEKESDMDFWKKLQAGARPDSEHGCVDVKIISRYLDGKLTVCHCSFGKYTENFLLQDEGMGSGGSKSGQSTIIFSPRVCDHVDLEVGNFIRIHPPWKEVQVGNDNIILCTYFSEISYPV